In one Cryptomeria japonica unplaced genomic scaffold, Sugi_1.0 HiC_scaffold_632, whole genome shotgun sequence genomic region, the following are encoded:
- the LOC131071825 gene encoding pathogenesis-related protein 1-like, translating into MVAGSFSIEIESPVEAKRLWKATVDTHNLLPKQAPGLISGITLVQGDGGVGTIRHVNFTPANKDFSYMKEKVDLVDEANLVYGYSLVEGGMLGEKVASVSHKIKYTPKPGGNGGCITTFTCNYDSLPGVPQDEAKIEEIKANNTGLFKQVEEYLIANPTLYC; encoded by the exons atggTGGCAGGAAGTTTCAGCATTGAAATAGAGTCTCCAGTGGAGGCAAAAAGGCTGTGGAAAGCAACTGTGGACACCCACAACTTATTGCCAAAGCAAGCACCAGGCCTCATATCGGGCATCACACTTGTTCAAGGTGATGGAGGAGTTGGTACCATTCGACACGTTAATTTCACTCCTG CCAACAAAGATTTTAGCTATATGAAAGAGAAAGTGGACTTAGTTGACGAGGCCAACCTGGTTTATGGTTACAGCCTTGTGGAAGGAGGAATGTTGGGGGAAAAGGTAGCGTCAGTAAGCCACAAGATTAAATACACCCCTAAACCAGGGGGTAATGGTGGATGCATTACCACATTTACCTGCAACTACGATAGCCTACCTGGTGTTCCCCAGGATGAAGCCAAAATTGAGGAGATCAAGGCCAACAACACTGGTTTGTTCAAGCAGGTGGAGGAATATCTTATCGCCAATCCCACTTTATACTGCTAA